CCACGACGTTCCCGATGTCCTCTGGCGTGCCCCAGCGCCCGGCCGGGATCCGCACCGACAGCTGCTCGAGGCGCGCGGGGTCCGCGAGGAGCGCCTCGTTCATGTCGGTCGCCATGTACCCCGGTGCGACGGCGTTGACGTTGACGCCCTTGCCGGACCACTCGTTGCACAGCGCCTTCGTCAGCTGGGCGACGGCGCCCTTGCTCGCGGCGTAGGCAGGGACGGTGAGGCCGCCCTGGAAGCTGAGCAGGGACGCGAGGTTGATGATCTTGCCGTCGCCCCGCTCGATCATGGGCCGACCGAAGAGCTGGCAGAGCTGGAAGACCGAGCGCAGGTTGACGGCGATGACGTCGTCCCACACGTCGAGCGGGAAGTCGACGGCGGGGTGGCGCGCCTGCGTCCCAGCGTTGTTCACGAGGATGTCTACCTGGTGCTCGGCGAGCACCGACTGCGCGACGGCCTCGATCCGCGCCGGGTCAGAGAGGTCGAGCGCAGCGAAGTGCACCTGACGTCCCAGCCCCTCGGCGTAGGCCGAGAGCTCGGCGGGGATGCCGCTGCGACCGAGGACGACGACGTCGGCCCCCGCATCGAGGAGAGCGGTGGTGATGCCGTGGCCGAGACCGCGACCACCGCCGGTCACGACAGCCGTGCGTCCTGCGAGGTCGAATGCGGTGCTCATGCGTCTGCCTGTCCGTCGAGAGGGGTGAGCAGGACCTTGAGGCAGTCCTGTCCGGTGGTCGCTGCCTCGAACGCCGCGACGGCGCCCGTGATCGTGAAGGCCTTGGTGGGGAAGCGCTCGAGGCCGAGGGCCCCGGAGGCGATGAGCTCGATGGCCCGCGTGACGTCCTGCGTCGTGTAGACGCGTACGCCCACCATCGACTGCTCCTTGAAGCAGACGGCCTGGAGGTCGACCGGGGTCGGCTGCTTGTAGACGCCGACGATGACGATCCGGCCGAGGACGCGCGTGGCGGCGGTGAGCTCGCTGGCGACGGACGGGTGGGCTGCCGAGTCGAAGGTCGTGTCCGCACCTTCCCCACCGGTGAGGTCGGCGAGCACCGACGTCATGGTCGAGCCGTCGGGGACGACCGTGAAGCCGAGCCCCTCGGCCACCGAACGGCGCCACGGGCTCGGCTCGGTGATGACGACGGTCCCGGCGCCCTCGTGCCGTGCGACGAGCGCGACGAGGACCCCGATCGGCCCAGCCCCGAAGACGGCGACGGTGTCTCCGGGCTGCATGCCAGACCGCGCGACCGCGTGCACCGCGACCGCGAGCGGCTCCGCTAGCGCTGCCGTGCGGGCGTCGACGCCTGCGGGCACGGCGTGGAGGACCTCGGGCGGCAGCGCGA
This sequence is a window from Sanguibacter antarcticus. Protein-coding genes within it:
- a CDS encoding zinc-dependent alcohol dehydrogenase; this encodes MTTMTAAVWTGTDTLSIEEVPRPEVPEGWALVKIAYNGICGTDLSIYHGKHPRAAHGLVPGHEMSGWIETPGATGLDVGTLVVVEPLISCGTCLSCTHGNAHVCSRLGLYGIDAPGGMAPFVALPPEVLHAVPAGVDARTAALAEPLAVAVHAVARSGMQPGDTVAVFGAGPIGVLVALVARHEGAGTVVITEPSPWRRSVAEGLGFTVVPDGSTMTSVLADLTGGEGADTTFDSAAHPSVASELTAATRVLGRIVIVGVYKQPTPVDLQAVCFKEQSMVGVRVYTTQDVTRAIELIASGALGLERFPTKAFTITGAVAAFEAATTGQDCLKVLLTPLDGQADA
- a CDS encoding SDR family oxidoreductase encodes the protein MSTAFDLAGRTAVVTGGGRGLGHGITTALLDAGADVVVLGRSGIPAELSAYAEGLGRQVHFAALDLSDPARIEAVAQSVLAEHQVDILVNNAGTQARHPAVDFPLDVWDDVIAVNLRSVFQLCQLFGRPMIERGDGKIINLASLLSFQGGLTVPAYAASKGAVAQLTKALCNEWSGKGVNVNAVAPGYMATDMNEALLADPARLEQLSVRIPAGRWGTPEDIGNVVVFLAAPASAYVHGQILAVDGGWMAR